One genomic segment of Streptomyces sp. NBC_00239 includes these proteins:
- a CDS encoding SpoIIE family protein phosphatase, protein MAEPGVTTRLRSPVITARAAASFDPVPRSVAGARAFVRDTLQGWGFADVVDDAVVLTSELVTNAVIHAGTSADVLCLRTPDGIRIEVADRYPEREVPLQHPERGLPAPDQESGRGLMLCAALATRWGVDYAPALKHVWFQLDLPARPVGTRYAGPAIPDQQLPVADTKVRVAVLQIDTEAVVAAWNKDAEHLFGYPSAKAIGRPLGELAAWPHTPGTGTGLAEALRLSRWEGSYGIQCADGRVIPVYASHLRVRDAEGVASTVCLLVHEQDRAVLQTPARTPATDAGQHSEPRSADPFEVFIGSPAPDDLDGLLQRTVERARDMLDADAAFLLLATDDETELEVRATTGLPSTRQRFARVPVEAGTGRFGSARMPAVHEDLAAVPGAVPLLGGTGMRSVVTVPLKVEGRLTGSLGVATEAPGRYTNEEALRLQFAADRIALAVESARLGELERLRRGSLSFLVEASDLLAGTLDRDQTLALMAQMTVPTLATWCAVYTIADPASDPQLSYVLHEDEDRIDGLKALLSRISPPEPVNTPGARPWTAPTEAAHQAALRTSMRALDHGAHAGHTPGLGSVLATAAAVGGETVVLPLMARNRVIGLLTLGKPTDEHFRQEIVELAEDLSRRAALALDNARLYSERMAISRSLQRSLLPPSAPAIPGIEVEVIYRAAGEGNEVGGDFYDVFPIRDGAYGFAIGDVCGTGPEAAAVTGLARHALRLLAREGFGGPAVLERLNTAILDEGARSRFLTLLYGELRPREDGGAQLKLVCAGHPLPLRLRPDGRVEPAAEPQPLLGVMEDLELYEENLTLDPGDVLLCVTDGVTERREGTRMLGDDGLADVLTTCTGLTAGAVAARVLRAVERFAAEPASDDMAILAFRIPEPREGD, encoded by the coding sequence ATGGCGGAACCGGGCGTCACGACACGATTGAGGAGTCCTGTGATCACGGCCCGGGCGGCTGCCAGCTTCGACCCTGTCCCGCGCTCGGTCGCCGGTGCCCGCGCCTTCGTCCGCGACACCCTCCAGGGCTGGGGCTTCGCCGACGTCGTCGACGACGCCGTGGTCCTGACCAGCGAACTCGTCACCAATGCCGTCATCCACGCGGGCACCAGCGCGGACGTCCTGTGCCTGCGCACCCCCGACGGGATCCGGATCGAGGTCGCCGACCGCTACCCGGAGCGCGAGGTCCCCCTCCAGCACCCCGAGCGCGGCCTGCCCGCCCCGGACCAGGAGAGCGGCCGCGGGCTGATGCTCTGCGCGGCCCTCGCGACCCGCTGGGGAGTGGACTACGCCCCGGCCCTCAAGCACGTCTGGTTCCAGCTGGACCTGCCGGCCCGCCCCGTCGGCACCCGGTACGCCGGCCCCGCCATTCCCGACCAGCAGCTTCCGGTGGCCGACACCAAGGTCCGGGTCGCCGTCCTCCAGATCGACACGGAAGCCGTCGTCGCCGCCTGGAACAAGGACGCCGAACACCTGTTCGGCTACCCGTCGGCCAAGGCCATCGGCCGCCCCCTCGGCGAGCTCGCCGCCTGGCCGCACACCCCGGGCACCGGCACCGGCCTCGCCGAGGCCCTGCGCCTGTCCCGCTGGGAGGGCAGCTACGGCATCCAGTGCGCCGACGGCCGCGTGATCCCCGTGTACGCCTCGCACCTGCGGGTACGCGACGCCGAGGGCGTGGCGTCCACCGTCTGCCTGCTCGTCCACGAACAGGACCGGGCCGTCCTGCAGACTCCGGCCCGCACCCCGGCGACCGACGCGGGCCAGCACTCCGAGCCCCGCAGCGCGGACCCCTTCGAGGTGTTCATCGGCTCCCCGGCGCCCGACGACCTCGACGGGCTGCTCCAGCGCACGGTGGAGCGGGCCCGTGACATGCTCGACGCGGACGCCGCCTTCCTGCTGCTGGCCACCGACGACGAGACGGAGCTGGAGGTCCGGGCGACGACCGGCCTGCCGTCCACCCGCCAGCGCTTCGCCCGGGTCCCCGTCGAGGCCGGCACCGGCCGCTTCGGCTCGGCCCGGATGCCCGCGGTCCACGAGGACCTGGCGGCGGTGCCCGGCGCGGTCCCCCTGCTGGGCGGCACCGGCATGCGTTCCGTGGTCACCGTCCCCCTGAAGGTCGAGGGCCGGCTGACCGGCTCGCTGGGGGTGGCCACCGAGGCACCGGGCCGCTACACGAACGAGGAGGCCCTGCGCCTGCAGTTCGCGGCCGACCGGATCGCCCTGGCCGTCGAGTCCGCCCGCCTCGGCGAGCTGGAACGCCTGCGCCGCGGCTCGCTGTCCTTCCTCGTCGAGGCCTCCGACCTGCTGGCCGGCACCCTGGACCGGGACCAGACGCTCGCGCTGATGGCCCAGATGACCGTGCCCACCCTGGCCACCTGGTGCGCCGTGTACACGATCGCGGACCCGGCCTCCGATCCGCAGCTGTCGTACGTCCTGCACGAGGACGAGGACCGGATCGACGGCCTGAAGGCCCTGCTGAGCCGGATCAGCCCGCCCGAGCCGGTGAACACCCCCGGTGCCCGCCCGTGGACCGCGCCGACCGAGGCCGCCCACCAGGCCGCCCTGCGGACGTCCATGCGCGCGCTGGACCACGGCGCGCACGCCGGCCACACGCCGGGCCTCGGCTCCGTCCTCGCCACGGCCGCGGCCGTCGGCGGCGAGACGGTGGTGCTGCCCCTGATGGCCCGCAACCGCGTCATCGGCCTGCTCACCCTGGGGAAGCCCACGGACGAGCACTTCCGCCAGGAGATCGTGGAGCTCGCCGAGGACCTGTCCCGGCGGGCCGCCCTCGCCCTCGACAACGCGCGCCTGTATTCGGAGCGCATGGCGATCAGCCGCTCCCTGCAACGCAGCCTGCTGCCGCCCAGCGCCCCGGCCATCCCGGGCATCGAGGTGGAGGTCATCTACCGCGCGGCCGGCGAGGGCAACGAGGTCGGCGGCGACTTCTACGACGTCTTCCCGATCCGCGACGGCGCCTACGGCTTCGCCATCGGCGACGTGTGCGGTACGGGCCCGGAGGCGGCGGCGGTGACGGGCCTGGCCCGGCACGCGCTGCGCCTGCTGGCCCGGGAGGGCTTCGGCGGCCCGGCGGTCCTGGAGCGCCTGAACACGGCCATCCTCGACGAGGGCGCCCGCAGCCGCTTCCTGACCCTCCTGTACGGCGAGCTCCGCCCGCGCGAGGACGGCGGCGCCCAGCTGAAGCTGGTCTGCGCTGGCCACCCGCTGCCGCTCCGGCTGCGCCCGGACGGCCGCGTGGAGCCGGCCGCGGAGCCGCAGCCCCTCCTCGGCGTGATGGAGGACCTCGAACTGTACGAGGAGAACCTGACGCTCGACCCGGGCGATGTCCTGCTGTGCGTCACGGACGGGGTGACGGAGCGCCGCGAGGGCACCCGCATGCTGGGCGACGACGGCCTCGCCGATGTCCTCACCACGTGTACGGGCCTCACGGCGGGCGCGGTGGCCGCCCGGGTGCTGCGCGCGGTGGAGCGTTTCGCGGCGGAGCCCGCCTCGGACGACATGGCCATCCTGGCGTTCCGCATTCCCGAGCCCCGCGAGGGCGACTGA